aggacAACATTTACTTTAACTatcttttaaatgaaaaatatctaaaaactactacgtcacagatggacaacaaatgaACCTCTATTTTTTCcccagaattccaaagttctccacagtgaagttcctctgacatttcatcctcaaatgtattcagtgtaaaccttaaaccctctattttacaacctgatAATTggttaaagaggaaaaaaaatgtgatcaaacctaaatagaaagagtttagacaaatgtcagcgtcacagatggacaacaaaaggaaatatcaaattaaacagttttattttattatcattatcatatacatttattaccatatttacaacatacaaataatattaatgttatattcacatgtattttacacagatatatgcatttattaattgtaaacactgtgtgtttagaatatgacataaataatataatagtcaaatatcagtgtatttgattAATGtcgtttatttatagagtttataaaatgaacccagaatgacggtaataaactgggtcactgtacaaacattcacactcactaaaATACTCATGTtttttatcacaattttttttctcttttcgcCGTCTTTTGTCATCATTGCCATCTTTATCgttgtcttcatcgtcatctgtcatcactgTCTTTGGTCGTCAtccatcttcatcgtcatctgtcatcactgTCTCGTCGCTGTCTTCATCGCTGTCTTTGTCatggtctttgttgtttttattcgcctttgtagcattttttttcaaacatcttctctgaatcTACTCATTTCTGATTTTATttgtatcttctttgggacaatgtctacaaagtttcttgAGAAATTATGATCGTTGAGTTTTTGACAAAGGTTTAAAATATTCtacctgttcctttccttctactgggtTCTCTGTTGATGCTTTAGAACTGTcagtggttccagatatcagtctatgAGTCTTGTAgtttcctattggtcactgatagaagtcatatcggactgtgattggatgaggttcagttctcctccagtgaagtccgcccacttctatagttaggttCATGTGCATCTGGACCACAGGGctggaacgtagaacagaaccaggaccgaaacatagagacagaaccaggaccggaacatagaacagaaccaggactggaacatagaacagaacctgacatagGCCACATTCACCTGGTTCCGATCCACATAGACACTGATTGGGttttttccagtgtgtgttgGTGGTTCAGTCCTGACTCGTGGTCCGGTCCTGACCTCGTGCACCGTCCTGACCCAGTCCTGACTCGTGCACCAGTCCTGACTCAGTCCTGACTCGGTGGTCCGGGTCCTGACTCGTGGTTCAGTCTAGACTTTCTGTGCTGGTCCTGACTCGTGTGCTGGTCCTGACTTGTGCACTGGTCTTGGCTCAGTCCTGACTCGTGGTCCCGGTCCAaggtattatcgttaacgaaaacgaacgaaatgacgaaaactaaaattgaaaaaacattttcgttaactgaaataaataaaaactctaattaaaagaaaaaaacgataactaactgaaactgtatgtgGAGCttacaaactaactaaaatgtataaaaattatggatacatcccttcgttttcgtctctgtcaatgtcggattgatatgaaattaatttattcacttcagcagtttgagctggtgacaccatacggtGACACTTCACAGTCCTGTTCATGTCTGGTCATTTGTGGGTTTCCAGTCGGTCTCTGGTCCCCCACTCTACCTCGGTggaaacatacagactaaagctgggacacagcagcacagtcctgtctggggtttacttagtgatacatgggtcgggtttttttttttttttttttggcgtaccgtgtgtgtgcgcgtgagtgacagacagagctgagctaaaggacagtcagtgttgaactagcatccaggttaaaactggagagtttatcaccatgaaaaggccttccaagccctgaactgcacagtttagaagaggagaacagaggaggatgaaaactaatccaattacagaggtatggaacctgttagaatgttaaaaaacgtttgatgttactagctacagctagctgaactgaactgaagcaaagttggctaataatggaactgcagatgattaagatatgagaaatctgctaaggtgtggttgactgatgaggaactgggttatatatgtttataagggtttgtatatgtttctgtctgcttaactgctggttagctggtttatatatgtttctatctgctttaactgctggttagctggtttatatatgttcctatctgctttaactgctggttagctggttatataggttcctatctgctttaactgctggttagcttgttatatatgtttctatctgctttaactgcgttagctggtttatatgtttctatcggctttaactgctggctgctttgtgcatctcctctcatgctttgcacatcttcgcattgtttcacgtaagtgacgttgtgtatggattgcaccccacctcaagctgctatagggaatttatacattgtacggtacattgtgtctctgctcagtccatgagccaccctaacccgacccccaaataaagtgtccagggtaacacatatccacgcctcactaatttctttgaataggatgatgaggaagataaaatatatgaaataactaaaactaatactaaaactaaactaaactaaactaaaactaagcattcagaaaaaaacgataactaataaaaactaacaaacctgctctaaaaactaattaaaactaactgaataagagaaaaaaaaagtcaaaactaattaaaactaaactataattaaaatccaaaaactattataaccttgggtcCGGTCCCTGACTCGTGGTTCAGTCTAGACTTCTGTGCTGGTCCTGAATCGTGTGCTGGTCCTGACTTGTGCACTGGTCTTGGCTCAGTTCCTGACCGTGGTTCGGTCCGGGCTCGTGGTTCGTCCTGGCGCGTGCAGCAGTCCTGACCCAGTCCTGCCTCGTGCACCAGTCCTGACCCAGTCCTGACTCGTGCACCAGTCCTGACTCAGTCCTGACTGCGTGGTCCGGTCCTGACTTGTGCACCAGTCCGACCCAGTCCTGACTCGTGCACCATCCTGACTCAGTCCTGACTCGTGGCTTTTCGGTCCTGGCTGCTTGGTCCGGTCCTGACTTGTGCACCAGTCCTGACCCAGTCCTGACTCGGGCACCAGTCCTGACTCAGTCCTGACTCGTGGTCCGGTCCTGACTCGTGGTTCAGTCTAGACGTCTGTGCTGGGTCCTGACTTGTGCACTGGTCTTGGCTCAGTCCTGACTCGTGGTTCGGTCCTGGCTCGTGGTTCGGTCCTGGCTCGTGCTCCAGCTCCGCCCACATTCCTGTATCTCAGTGTTCGTTAACCCTGCagctgtgtctgcctttaccgaggccgcagccaatcagagcgcagcaccGCCTGCACACGTGTAATGACTGTTCTAGAAGTGGGAGTTCAAACCCAGTCAGGGGGTCGAACCGGTTCCTACAGAACCAGGAGATCAGGTTCCACAGAACACTACAGGAACGTTCTCTCAGATTCAGATGGAATTGAAGGAACCCAGAACACTCATACAAACGTCCACTTCAGCCACCGCCACCTCTTGCTTCTTTctcttctcctcctgctcctcttccatctcgttcattttctcctcctcctcttcttctcttcctacTCCCTGCTTCTCTCCTCCTTCTtgcctctctctttttctcctcctcgcGTCTTCTTcgccctcctcctccccctcctcctccttgtcctcctcttctttcctcttcctcctgctcctcttcctttctcctcctctcttctcctgctcctcctcttcttctcctcctcctcttcctgctcctcctcctcagcgtcTTCATCACTATTAGATAGTGCAGATCACCAgtgtgaacccactgacctgcTTCCTGCTCAGCTTCATCTCTATCCTCTGAAACATGCTCCTCTTCTTCACTTTGGTCCAAAATACACATGTATCATCTGAAACAAAGGagaggaaaatgaaaataaaacagaaacattaaACATTTAATTCCAAATCCTCCTGGGTTTCATCTGTGATCATGTTTTCACTGCAGACTGTAGTTTGGTTTCAGCTTCTCACATGTAGAGATGGGaatgttttctgtcattttgaagtggaaattagattagtttagattatattatattagattacattagactagattacgttagattagattacattagattactttagattagtttatattatattatattagattagattaatttagatcaGATATATTAGTTTAGATTGGATTAtattactttagattagattagaatagtttagattagattaatttggattagatttgattagtttagattgcattagattactttagattagattagattactttagattagattagtttagattatattatattatattagattactttagattagtttagtttagatcaggttaattagattagattagtttagattggattagattactttagattagaatagtttagagtagattaaattagattaatttagattagtttacattagattagattagtttacattagattagattagtttacattagattatatattagattagatcagattagattaatttaaattagattagattagtttacattagatttgattactttagattagattaatttagattagagtagtttaggttagtttagattagagtaatttagattagattaatttggATTAGATTAGTTAGGTTAGAGTAAttcagattagtttagattagattaggaaattcactggtcaaagcaGAAGCAGAATAGGAAAATAAGGGGAAAAAGtggcataaagatagtgcaaaacaCAAAACAGTATAAACTAATGGTAGTAATATAAGTAGTAAAACTGTAAAGTAGgatggtccaacaatcatggtaaaaataaagtttcagataacctcaattagaaccctgcattaggttttggcattcaaaagatgatttagaaaaaaattggaagaaaaaggagattttagaggttgctggaagtttcctggaattgattaattttgcattttcatcatAGCCAAGCTGACTTGCTAAGAAAAGCAGCATTACTTTCAAAACCAAGGTTTtagtgcttcatctagcaatatatgtatgaagtaaggccgcCGACATCTTTGATCCTTGAGTGACGAATTGGTTGGctggcattcttggactccagtgtgacacaagagcagaagcagctgatggttgacaacatgatggaaaatgaaggttctttgggttccactaaagcgttgggatgcccttaatcaagcagattgtgaagggaagcagatcagtgattttgtcaccaccagcaccatgtgtttctttgaaactttgtatctgccacaaacattcttcagaattcctccagaagactggggctgatgatgaagactttcgAAGGCTGataaaattgtgcattccagaaaagttgtcaatgatgttgctgaaagaggggtggagcttattcaagacttcaactgtagccgagcaaaaaatgaagatcacaaacagtactgctccaagttgtcaaagaacacaggaacattttttgtaatttcaataaagcgaCAGTgattgctggactttctaaggaacatttttatgcgagttgcagtttgagtttgataataaaattacaaatattctaatatgccttattcatttggctagttatgttatagtatatacagCAATCTTCATGTGTCtcgtgcaacctctaaatattaattaatttgcataaaatttggaccgaagtaattggccagatatggaaccaaatgcagggttctaatccagagaatcttaaaaaatttttggaccaccctactgtAAAGCCTATATATATGTGTTTAGTGTAATTGCATGTTGAACATCTTGAAGACCTTCTAACCATGTTCTCCATTGAAGCTAAATGGTGTAATAATGGAAACTTGTTTTCTGCAGCTTTTGTTTACCTTGTTGTTTACTTTGCCATCCACTATGTgttcaaaagtatgtggacacattgaatccagggtttgttttttaacaggggtctgggatccaaaacaataaggaaatgtcagaatagagttttatattatgggatagatatcagtgcattggttcatttgggttcaattattatctttgtttctaaaatgactcacagatggtttggatttACTATGTTTTATCCAACTctgattgaaaatgttcttcctctaaatgtctctaatatttttcctgctctgactgtaaataataatttccatctactgtcatcacatctgactgaggaagaaaaatctaccattaaactacagtgaaatactgatttctgtgtctgatcctcatgaacaggacatctgaccgCTGGAGAcaggatgtgtccacatatttatgtccatacgtTGTGTCTTGTATTTAATTAtgtctttgtacagcactttgggcacttcgCGTCatttaaatgtgctatagaaataaaccagACCTTATGGAGTCAATTCTCAATGGATTTTGaccattttaaatataaaaaagcaAGTAACATATTAAATTattacattacagggtggggaagcaaaatgtacaatgaacatttagttgttttttctcagcaggcactacgtcaaatgttttgaaaccaaactatattgatgtcataatcatacctaacactattatccataccttttcagaaacttttgcccatatgagtaatcaggaaaacaaacgtcaaagagtgtgtgatttgctgaatgcactcgtcacaccaaaggagatttcaaaatagttggagtgtccataaagactgtttataatggaaagaagagaatgactatgagcaaaactattacgagaaagtctggaagatactattaaagagaatgggagaagttgtcaccccaatatttgaggaacacttgcgcaagtttcaggaagcgtgtgaaggcagttattgagaaagaaggaggacacatagaataaaaacattttctattatggactttcttgtggcaaaaattctcatgactttcaataactaattggtcatacactgtctttcatccctgcctcaaaatattgtacattttgcttccccaccctgtatgtcatgACTCGTATTAAAAAAACTCCAGCGAAAATGTAATAACTGGAGCTGGTAATGCAATAATACAAATAGAACTGCATTTATGGGAAATAAAAGATTTGTTTGCAgattttatgtagtttttaaatcaaaaacaggTATAGTTCATAGGTCGTCAACCTTTGCGTTCTGAAGAGACATTTAGGAGCTGTTTTCTGGAGCCAATACTGATGTTTCTGCTTGGGATCGTCACGAACAGGGCGTCTTAAGCTGTAGAGTGAGTGTCCACGTACTTTTGTCCCACGTTAGTTTTTCGGTCCGTGTCTCTTGGCATATTTGTCTGAAAAATAGATTTATTCTGTTAGCCTTTCCAATCTGCCAGAGCCCAAACAGAGATGTCTGCAGCCGGGCCCAGGCTGCTGTAATCCCTCTGTGGACACGACGATTACCCACGGCCGTAATCCGCCCTCCGCCGCCACTGCCGcccatttacacacacagaactgcactTTCTGCTTCTTCTATTCTCTGCTCACATTCTCTGAAACAAACAGATGGCAAACGTCCACTCTGCTCAATCTAATAATCGTTACAGTTTTGGGACCCCCCATCGGCCGCCTCAGCTGACAACGTCGGTTTCTTTCTTGTTGAATTCAATGTGCTGATCTGTATAAAAGGAATATAGTgggatgaatgaatgtttattagGTTACATCCTGTGTTCTGTGGGCGTTTAAGGACGAATCCACAACAAGACACGGACCACAGAAACACACGACTGGATTTGGGTCGAGATAttttcacatttgaacatacagtcgcagaaaaaaatgagacctccccttgttttcttcagtttcttgttcattttaattcctggttcaAACTAAAGgtccatctgtttggacaaatataatgatatcaacaaaaccagctcatagtttaatttaacagctgatatctatccattttacgtgttttcttgattaaaaacccaaatcacttcagttcttccgtcaatatctatgtcatgtactgacaaaaacagtgctttcattcattccatgtttttttttttgtctgttttagtcacatgatacacacaggagttaggactggattacagaaccattgTTTGGAGGACTTTAGATGGAataaattttttctgtgactgtattttggttttctttctttctttattaacAAACTTGTTATTAACATTCAAGCTTTACATTcttaagtagggctgtgtattggcaagaatcaggttgtacgatacaaatcacaatactagatcACGATAcgaatatcacgatatatcatgatattgttaaaaaggccatttttttctttgtttctttttttataaatgattatttccttgaagaattgaattacacataaatctgcacaaatactaaacacatttttatttaatcccaacaggatctaatgctatatcacaatatgttcctgtgttcaaactgaaattctgttttacagacattacagtttgagatcctgttcaaatgttcattttctattagttcagaactaacataagaacagtattttagtttaatcccaacaaaggcactaacattatttaataaaagagtgttaaatataggggtgtaagaaaatattgcttccgcaatatattgcgatatttcatttcacaatactgtatcaatattaaaaagtactctattgctatttttaggtatttagttAAATGGAAATATAACGGAGGttcatgttttgcttttttatgtatatttttttttaggaatcctgcaagctcttttatttctatattcacatgggtattttgctctgttgtttgggTATTCAGAAAGTAGTATTGTGACATTGCAGGCCAttcaagtagttttttttttttaactgataacactgttttgttaaataatggtgatttcaatcatcctaaaagcactttttactgcctGAGAGGCAAATGGTAGTTCCTTGCATTAAAATAATGCTCTGATGTTGATTCAGGGATGTCCACTAtacattcttttcacaactaacagaatatgaaaatttgaggaGGATATCTATAAAAcataattctatttatttattgtgtgttttgtgcttgaaattttatttttatctgtaaaaaaaatgttagtttttacaAAGGAAATTTTTTGTAtatattaaatcctgttctgaacaaataaaaatttgttcagtatttgtgcatatctctggtataattaaatttttccaggaaaaatagaagaagaaacaaaacaaacaaaaaaactgcattgttaacagtatcatgatacatcgtgatatatcacatcatgatcctagtattgggatttgtatcgtatcaccagattcttgccgatacacagccctaattaaataagaataaataaaatataaacaaaaaagaaaaacaaaaatgaacctccaccatatcggcatttgaataaatacctaaaatatcaatactgtactttttaatatcgatacagtattgtgaaatgaaatatcgcgatatattgcagaactgatattttcttacaccccttctTAAGTATATTCAAGTTTTAGGTTCTTTTATTACATGGCAACTCAACCAACTAAAAATAAACAACAGAGAACCTCTGGGCGTAGTGGAACCTAATTCTGATGACAGTGTTGGGTATCAGAAAGTACatggaaaataaaatagaaatgaatACATTTACAATGTCGTTGATCAGTCTACACAAACACACCCTGTGACTTTCATGAATCCAAACAGATAAATGTCTACATGATGCAGAACCATGTGACCGTCCTGTAAAGTCATCAGTGGGTTCCAGCTCCTCTTAAATCGGTCCATGTTCGGGTGGAGTTCTGCTGTTCTTTTTACTCTGATGAGTTGTTCTTTCCGTTCACCAACAGGAGGGGGCACtggtacacaaaaacacacacatatcatcTTTTTTTGCCACCGATGCAAGAATttgaataaataatttttttctttatgcaAACAGTCAGAAGGAGAAGTACAGACCAGTGGATCCCAGCGTACGTTCATGTGTCAAATGTTAGAAAGTTCTACCCAGATGCCCCCCCCTCACCAAAACACTCTCTAATTTAGGACAACCCCAGAAAAACAATAATGTGTCCAGATTGTCTCCAGCAAAGATTTGTCAAATTTAGAGATGATGAGTGGAGTTTTAAAAAGTCGAAGGTTCACTGTCCAGATGAattctttgcttttcttgatattTTCAAAGGTCAGGGTTCAGTTACTGGCACTCATACTCAGATTACACATGAAAGAACGCAGTACGGTGTACACGAATAAATGTATTAGTTTAATCATCAATAACATCATCAACTTCAACACCTGACACTGAAATCCAAAACCATGAGATAAACCATGGCAGAGCAGCATCATTACGCCTCCAAACGGgatattttacattaaaacaacaaATGTTTCTAGTAAATGTTACATTATTTTGACTTCTAAGATTGTTGGTCGTGTTCCTGTCGACTTGTTGCTCTTTGTATTTTTATCTCAGTTGATAAACTACAAAGTCATTGTGTCCATTTCCGTTGTAGTTGTCGTCATCTATTtatctttgttgtctttgtcattgtctttgtcgtcgttGGCGCCGTCTTCgtctttgtctttgtcgttgCCGTCTTTGTCCTCGTCACCGCCTTTgtgtcattgttgtctttgttttagtctgtTGTTGTCTTTggcgtctttgttgttgttgttgttgtctttgtcatcgtctttgttgttgtcgtcgctgtcttcattgttgttgtctttgttttaggctgttgtctttgtcatcttcagcgtctttgtcattgttgtctttgtcgttgttgtctttgtcattgtctttgtcgtcgCCGTCTTCGTCTTagttgtctttgtcatcatctttgtcgtTGCCGTCTTCGTCGCcatctttgttgtcattgttgtctttgttttagtctgtcattgtctttgtcatctttgtcgttgtctttgtcgttgtctttgtcgttgtctttgtcgttgtctttgtcggcCGGTTTCGGGGCGGTGTGGACCGTTCTggcagcagaagtgaaagtgaaacttaacactcatttaccttttctctacctcctgaagcttcgtaaACGTTCATTTGAAGggacaggatgtttgtcctggactattatatactacatatgtatagtatataataatactataatataTTGTACATCTGTGTAatccataataactttatatattatacatatgtagtaTAAGTTTAAGGCAACAGTGATGTTTTTTATCTATGAAATGTTTGCTGTGGCTCTGCACTACGACACAACCCTACCAGTGGAAACACTGCATAAATCTAGGCCTGTTCTAATAaaagtccttaaagggttaaatacttttCTCagcacatttttttctaaatttgctGCCGTTTTTTCCTCCGTCCTGTATCTGTCCTTTTCAGTTCTGTTTCCTTATATAATAAGCCATCTCATGTATTGATCTGCtccagtctgtctgtccataaaCTCTGACGCTCATTGAACCCACTCATCAGGTTCTGGACTCTTGGACCTGGTCCAGTCCGCCTCATGTTCCTCTGGATTCAACGCTGAAGGCTTTTTACAGTGGCTGCACTGAACCGAGGGTTTCTGGGTAAAACATCAGAAGGCGTGGCGGCGGGCGGCGGTCAGCTACGCCGCGCCAAAGAAAGCACTGCTTATTTTAGAACGCacaatattgggtccaaaaataaaGAGTCTGGTGGATGTGTCTGCCCAGCTGTGGGTGTGTGCGCCAGGCTGTGGGCGTGTCCGCTCGCTGTGGGTGTGTCCACCGGGCTGTGGGCGTGTGCACTGGGCTGTGGGCGTGTCCTGGACCTGTCCTCATATGAACTCATGCTGACATTAACCTGATCATCAAACTGATCAATCAATGAATCAGTGGCAGTGAAACACGATCCAAGTCTGATCGTGAAGGAAATTGAACAGTCCTgaatatcgtcggcttcctgataaaacctgctatgtgacttttggcaaattttacaggagaaataaaaaactgtttatataacaggaaactgtgaaatgtgacaaaaaatatctgttccttaaCGGTgatacttatgatggaatgtgaacaactttcacaggagacttaaatttgaagctataataggggagatagcaggttttttgCCCATCCacaatgtcacttagcaggttttatcaggaagccgacgatatgtgTTCTATTGCTAATACTTTATAATAATCCTTCAGTTGTTGTGTCGTTCAAATACCATGTGTCCGTTCATATTCTTTCTTTTCAGGATGTTCTTCTCAGTCATTTGCATCAATTCTCCAACTTAAACCccaaaccaggaccaggatggtcTCAGAATCAAAGAAACCCATCTGACGGGAAAATCACTTCTCTTCTCTTTTATCAGATATCCAGGAATTTTACGAAGTGACCTTATTGGACAGTCAGAGGTGGGTGGAGTCTTCCAAGGGGGCGGACCCCATGGCACCCGTCAACCTGTGGGATTTCTCCAGCCTTCAAAGCACAACGGTGACCTCGGACACTCTGCCCAGCCTTAGCACCAGCATCGAGGTAAGACCCAGCCCAAACCTGGGCCACATACAGGTCCACATCCAGGCTAAAACCTGGGCCACATACAGGTCCACATCCAGACTAAAACCTGGTCTATAGACAGGCTAAACCTGGTTCACAGACTAAACCTGGTTCACAGACCGattaaacctggtccagatacATGTTAAACCTGGTCCAGATGCAGATCAAACCTGGTTCAGGTCCATATTAAACCTGGTCCAGGTCCATAGTAAACCTGGTCCAGATGCAGAttaaggctgtattcacacctaccatgttggtccatttaaaacagaccagagtttggttccccagaaagtccggacttttttttaggtgtgaatacaaacatgcaaactctgattccaACCAAACAAGCGGTCcgcttccaaacagactctgggccggttctcttctggtgtgaatataactgacctcaaaccaaaccaaaccaaggaatcttgaacctttttgtgcttgacgagccaccgtagccgctggaagtagccgaggtttacgggtggtcagagctaatagcagcagacatgagctgtggacagatgtggagcaatgaggaaattgaatctgccattgacatttggtcagatgtccatattaCCAAACTGGCTCCagctgagcttttcttgagtgttaacattatt
The DNA window shown above is from Sphaeramia orbicularis chromosome 17, fSphaOr1.1, whole genome shotgun sequence and carries:
- the LOC115437475 gene encoding disks large homolog 1-like translates to MPVRKKDAQRALLLLEEYRAKLNHTEDRQLRHSIQRVIDIFQSNLFQALIDIQEFYEVTLLDSQRWVESSKGADPMAPVNLWDFSSLQSTTVTSDTLPSLSTSIEVRPSPNLGHIQVHIQAKTWATYRSTSRLKPGL